In Sphingobacterium thalpophilum, a genomic segment contains:
- a CDS encoding DUF4254 domain-containing protein, which translates to MISAIANPIFQRAIQDYHVYDQIDHPIQNPYDKQSLEHLLYLKCWIDTVQWHMEDVVRNPAIDPKEGLYWKRRIDESNQYRTDTVEYIDSYFLQKFQDIQASPTATINTESPAWAIDRLSILALKIYHMEQETLRTDASEAHIISCQEKLNVLLEQRKDLSQSIDELMTAIASGDKYMKVYKQMKMYNDPSLNPVLYSSGK; encoded by the coding sequence ATGATTAGTGCAATAGCAAATCCAATTTTTCAGCGTGCTATCCAGGATTACCACGTATACGACCAGATTGATCATCCAATCCAAAATCCGTATGACAAACAGTCCTTGGAACATCTCCTCTATTTAAAATGCTGGATCGACACGGTGCAATGGCATATGGAAGATGTTGTACGTAATCCAGCTATTGACCCTAAAGAAGGCTTATATTGGAAAAGACGTATTGATGAATCCAATCAGTACCGCACAGATACCGTAGAGTATATTGATAGTTATTTTCTACAAAAATTTCAAGATATACAGGCGAGTCCTACAGCAACAATCAATACTGAAAGTCCGGCATGGGCTATTGATAGGCTTTCCATTCTGGCGTTAAAAATCTACCACATGGAGCAGGAAACATTGCGCACAGATGCTTCCGAAGCACATATCATCTCCTGCCAAGAAAAACTGAACGTTTTATTGGAACAAAGGAAAGATTTGTCCCAAAGTATTGATGAATTGATGACCGCAATCGCATCTGGCGACAAATACATGAAGGTTTATAAACAGATGAAAATGTATAACGACCCTTCATTGAACCCTGTCCTATATTCTTCAGGAAAATAA
- a CDS encoding NADH-quinone oxidoreductase subunit N, protein MLTFSPYISSFIDQIIVSIPYFKPELILIITFIGTILASLFADKHWKNTSFVITIIGLLFSGCYLLGQGLSKVEMAGFFDMIQVDAFATSARLIILLSTILICIFIQQRHQAHGRPLGDLYAVLLTATLGLNLLTMSSNWLMIFIAVETVSISSYIMVGYFSSTKVQSEAALKYVLFGSICAAVMLYGLSLLYGFTGNLNFDAPSHIAGLMEAPHIMISIALLFLLTGIGFKLSFFPFHVWSPDVYQGAPTVITTYLATVPKIAVVVLLSKILSAWLNVSFYFSDFLTYVIIAIAVATMLIGNLAALRQQDAKRMMAYSSIGHTGILLMAVLVYQNNESNVLLFYLSIYALMNIAVFIFIDALEASLGNTSIESYRGLGKQSPLLFTSFSIVLIALVGLPPTAGFVGKLLVFSKVFEQYQNFQSFGLLVLLIVGALTSVISLFYYFKIPLNAFLRDNTGSTAVKFNIILLCIGILCTVAVLILGIFPDLLLSTF, encoded by the coding sequence CACATTCAGTCCATATATCAGTTCTTTCATCGATCAGATTATCGTCAGTATCCCATATTTTAAACCCGAACTGATACTGATCATCACTTTTATTGGAACCATTCTAGCTAGTCTTTTTGCTGACAAACACTGGAAGAATACTTCTTTTGTCATTACTATCATCGGACTATTGTTCAGTGGCTGTTACCTTTTGGGCCAGGGACTCAGTAAGGTAGAGATGGCTGGCTTTTTTGATATGATCCAGGTTGACGCTTTCGCTACTTCGGCACGACTGATTATCCTGTTATCAACAATCCTTATTTGCATATTCATTCAACAACGCCATCAAGCGCATGGCCGCCCCTTAGGTGATCTCTATGCGGTACTATTGACAGCAACATTGGGTCTGAATCTATTGACTATGTCGAGTAACTGGTTGATGATCTTTATTGCAGTGGAGACAGTTTCGATCAGCTCCTATATTATGGTTGGCTATTTCTCTTCAACAAAAGTTCAATCGGAAGCTGCTTTAAAATATGTACTGTTCGGATCCATCTGTGCTGCGGTTATGCTCTATGGTTTGTCTTTATTATACGGTTTCACGGGAAACTTGAATTTTGATGCTCCAAGTCATATTGCTGGATTAATGGAAGCCCCTCATATCATGATCAGCATTGCTTTATTATTTTTGTTGACGGGTATTGGTTTTAAGCTGAGCTTTTTCCCCTTTCACGTCTGGAGCCCGGATGTTTATCAAGGTGCACCTACAGTGATTACAACCTATCTCGCTACAGTACCCAAAATTGCTGTTGTTGTGCTATTATCCAAGATACTTTCAGCCTGGCTTAACGTGTCCTTTTATTTTAGTGATTTCTTGACTTATGTGATTATTGCGATCGCCGTAGCAACGATGTTGATCGGTAACTTAGCCGCTTTACGTCAACAGGACGCCAAAAGGATGATGGCCTATTCTTCTATTGGACATACCGGCATACTCCTTATGGCTGTATTGGTTTATCAGAATAATGAATCCAACGTGCTGTTATTTTATCTTTCCATATATGCTTTGATGAATATTGCGGTATTCATCTTTATTGATGCTCTGGAAGCTAGTTTAGGAAATACTTCAATTGAATCGTATCGCGGCTTAGGAAAGCAGTCCCCACTGCTGTTCACCTCGTTTTCAATTGTTTTAATCGCTTTGGTGGGGCTACCCCCTACTGCAGGTTTTGTTGGAAAACTTTTGGTCTTTTCCAAAGTGTTCGAACAATACCAAAACTTCCAATCCTTCGGTTTATTGGTATTGCTTATTGTCGGTGCGTTGACATCAGTTATCTCCCTATTTTATTATTTTAAAATACCGCTGAATGCGTTTTTAAGGGATAATACGGGATCTACAGCAGTTAAATTCAATATAATACTCCTATGTATTGGAATCCTATGTACCGTAGCCGTGTTGATCTTAGGTATCTTTCCTGATTTATTGCTTTCGACATTCTAG
- a CDS encoding glycosyltransferase family 9 protein: MSLPQRIIVTRFSAMGDVAMVASVLKEFCIQYPDVEIIMVSRQFFAPFFDGIKNIRFHAIEPKTIHKGLFGLVRLKKELAQYGADAIADLHFNLRSRIVDLLFSLSGVKVKQLDKGREEKKALSRENNKIKVPLKLTVERYADVFRALGFKFELSKKLVSNLQDVPKAAFSMFANFDRKKIGISPFAQHRYKIFPQTKMENVIDDLTHNGYDVLLFGGGEQEFQVAQNWTERFPNTYNTIGKFSLREELDLISNLDLMISMDSSGLHMASLMGVRCLSLWGATHPYAGFTGYGQQQTDCIQVEHPNRPSSVYGNKPCDCDGIEAIDLITPEMVIEKIRAIG, translated from the coding sequence ATGTCCTTACCGCAACGGATCATAGTAACCCGATTTTCAGCTATGGGCGATGTTGCCATGGTTGCCTCCGTATTGAAAGAATTCTGCATTCAGTACCCTGATGTAGAAATTATTATGGTCAGCAGGCAATTCTTTGCCCCATTTTTTGATGGAATAAAAAACATACGGTTTCACGCCATTGAGCCCAAAACAATTCATAAAGGTTTATTTGGTTTGGTCAGGCTAAAGAAAGAGCTAGCACAGTACGGCGCAGATGCTATTGCCGACTTACATTTCAATTTGCGTTCGCGTATAGTTGATCTATTATTTTCCTTATCGGGCGTAAAAGTAAAGCAGCTTGACAAAGGGCGGGAAGAAAAAAAAGCTTTAAGCCGAGAAAACAACAAAATTAAGGTTCCTTTAAAGCTAACGGTGGAGCGCTATGCAGATGTCTTTCGTGCATTAGGGTTCAAATTTGAGCTCAGCAAAAAATTGGTTTCTAATTTGCAAGATGTCCCCAAAGCTGCATTTAGTATGTTTGCAAATTTCGACCGGAAGAAAATTGGCATTTCTCCATTTGCGCAACATCGTTATAAGATTTTTCCTCAAACCAAGATGGAAAACGTGATAGACGATCTCACGCATAATGGCTATGACGTTTTGTTATTTGGCGGTGGTGAACAAGAATTCCAAGTTGCCCAAAACTGGACAGAGCGATTTCCGAACACCTATAATACGATAGGCAAGTTTTCGCTGCGGGAGGAGCTGGATTTGATTTCGAACCTAGATCTCATGATCAGTATGGACTCTTCCGGACTTCATATGGCATCGTTAATGGGCGTAAGGTGTCTTTCTTTGTGGGGAGCAACGCATCCTTATGCTGGATTCACAGGTTATGGGCAGCAGCAAACAGACTGCATCCAAGTTGAGCACCCCAATAGACCAAGTTCAGTGTATGGCAACAAGCCCTGTGATTGTGATGGGATAGAAGCAATTGATTTAATTACACCGGAAATGGTGATTGAAAAAATAAGAGCAATAGGATGA